GCAACAAGATCCGAAGTCACTCCTGCATCATTTTTGCATACTGGTTTCTATTCATTTTAACCTCTTTAAGGTTTGAAATTTTAAGGGTTCATGACAACATATCACACCCAGAAACCTGATGCGAAGTCTCGCTGTATCGCTGGCGCTTGCTAGAGAAACGCCTGAGGGCGTTTCCCTAGTTGGAGTTCTGGAGACAGCGAACAGAGAAACCGTAGTCCTTACCGTAGTAGCCCAGGTAGGCACTGACGTCGTAGTAGTACAAGTACATGCCGTAGGCGCTGTCGCTATCATTCTCGCGCTGTGTGGCAGACCAGAAGTAAGCGCGGTAACCGGCATCGTCGAAACCGCTTTCGCCGTAGTAGTAGCTGTAGCCAGCAGGGAGAGCGGAAAAGCCAGAAGCATTAGTCCCCTTGTTTTCGTTTGAACTTGGATTCCAACCATCTACGGTCTTCAGTTCAACTCCGGCACCATAGTAATCCCAAAAGGTTGTGTAGTCATCAACACTAGTTGCCATCGGCTTTACCAGCTTCTGCCAATCTTCCTTTGTCGGCAGGTGCCAACCTGCGGGGCAAACGCCTTGAACTATGCCACTAGGATTGCAGCTATTACCATAAGCACAGCTTGCATCGTCCATGGCAACTTCCCAGGTGTACAGGCGACCATACTTGTCGCAATTTGCACTTTCATTATCATAGCAGCCGCTCCATGCGTAATCGCCCATGTCAGATACATCACCCGGGTCGTAGTTCAAATTCTCGGCCATCCAGGTCTGGCAGTTTTCATCGTT
The Fibrobacter sp. UWR4 DNA segment above includes these coding regions:
- a CDS encoding fibrobacter succinogenes major paralogous domain-containing protein; protein product: MKNMKPNFGFSAIAVGAFALALGLAACGDGESSNGPANDDDSSSSSVILSGGSAGVEGSSSSSAKSSSSVASSSSMKAAWAYLNPDIDYGEFTDERDGQVYKTVKICDKNDENCQTWMAENLNYDPGDVSDMGDYAWSGCYDNESANCDKYGRLYTWEVAMDDASCAYGNSCNPSGIVQGVCPAGWHLPTKEDWQKLVKPMATSVDDYTTFWDYYGAGVELKTVDGWNPSSNENKGTNASGFSALPAGYSYYYGESGFDDAGYRAYFWSATQRENDSDSAYGMYLYYYDVSAYLGYYGKDYGFSVRCLQNSN